A section of the Humulus lupulus chromosome 2, drHumLupu1.1, whole genome shotgun sequence genome encodes:
- the LOC133819142 gene encoding acireductone dioxygenase 2-like — protein MVAPQKDSREEVLQAWYMDDSEEDQRLPHHREPKEFVSLDQLAELGVLSWRLDADNYETDKELKKIRSDRGYSYTDFCEVCPEKLPNYEEKIKNFFEEHLHTDEEIRYCVAGSGYFDVRDRDERWIRVWVKKGGMIVLPAGIYHRFTLDTNNYIKAMRLFVGDPIWTPFNRPHDHLPARKEYVKSFVEKDVGSGGNAINAAA, from the exons ATGGTTGCTCCACAGAAG GATTCTAGAGAGGAAGTTCTTCAAGCATGGTACATGGATGACAGTGAAGAAGACCAAAGACTTCCTCATCATCGGGAACCCAAGGAATTTGTATCTTTGGACCAACTTGCTG AGCTTGGAGTGCTAAGCTGGAGACTTGATGCTGATAACTATGAAACAGACAAGGAGCTGAAGAAGATTCGTTCAGACCGTGGATACTCCTACACG GATTTTTGCGAAGTTTGCCCAGAGAAGCTGCCAAATTACGAAGAAAAGATAAAAAATTTCTTTGAGGAACACCTTCACACTGATGAAGAGATCCGCTACTGTGTGGCAGGAAGTG GTTATTTTGATGTGAGAGATCGTGATGAACGCTGGATCCGTGTATGGGTGAAGAAAGGTGGAATGATTGTTTTGCCTGCTGGAATTTATCACCGATTTACTTTGGACACAAACAACTATATTAag GCAATGCGGCTTTTTGTTGGAGACCCAATTTGGACTCCATTCAATCGCCCCCACGACCATCTTCCAGCTCG GAAGGAGTATGTTAAATCTTTTGTGGAAAAGGATGTCGGTAGTGGTGGTAATGCTATTAATGCTGCAGCTTGA